The following are from one region of the Alicyclobacillus fastidiosus genome:
- a CDS encoding RraA family protein has translation MTTTKTQREELLALFEGLRVTDVRDGMDWNMMHHYGSVSYDIRPLFRTRVVGIARTARYVPYETFVPTMKPEEYTEWVRWYYSEVCNDPWSKDIEDGDVIVLDQSGVDVGILGSNNTLDCFSRGARGFVTNGGVRDTDEVILQKIPVWSKFISQKMDQGRIRFEAKDVPVNIGGVVVNSGDVIVADGDGVIVVPQGIAPEVAKYARQELENDKKGRRRLYERLGWELDETVR, from the coding sequence ATGACAACGACAAAGACACAACGCGAAGAGTTATTAGCACTGTTTGAAGGTCTGCGCGTGACGGACGTTCGAGACGGCATGGATTGGAACATGATGCACCATTATGGCTCGGTATCGTACGACATCCGACCACTGTTTCGCACGCGCGTAGTCGGGATTGCGCGAACCGCTCGCTATGTTCCCTATGAAACATTTGTACCGACGATGAAGCCCGAGGAATATACGGAATGGGTTCGCTGGTATTACAGCGAGGTTTGTAACGACCCGTGGTCAAAAGATATCGAGGACGGCGACGTGATCGTGCTGGACCAAAGCGGTGTGGATGTTGGCATCCTTGGTTCCAATAATACGTTAGACTGCTTTTCCAGGGGAGCTAGGGGATTTGTGACCAACGGCGGAGTGCGCGATACCGATGAAGTTATTCTTCAGAAGATTCCGGTTTGGTCGAAGTTTATTTCTCAGAAAATGGACCAAGGCCGCATTCGCTTTGAAGCAAAGGATGTTCCTGTAAACATTGGCGGAGTTGTTGTGAACTCAGGTGACGTGATCGTAGCGGATGGGGACGGCGTGATTGTAGTGCCGCAAGGAATCGCTCCGGAGGTCGCCAAATATGCTCGGCAAGAACTCGAGAACGACAAGAAGGGCCGTCGCAGGCTCTACGAGAGACTCGGTTGGGAGCTAGACGAAACCGTTCGTTAA